In one window of Erythrolamprus reginae isolate rEryReg1 chromosome 1, rEryReg1.hap1, whole genome shotgun sequence DNA:
- the UHRF1 gene encoding E3 ubiquitin-protein ligase UHRF1 produces MWIQVRTMDGKETHRVDSLSKLTKVEELRQRIHEVFRVDPDRQRLFYRGKQMEDGHSLFDYSVNLNDIVQLLVRQSATLPPLANKEKDSELSDTDSGCCSGQSESDKSSNNGEGAVEMEAQCSSAIGTDLVDPGFGFYKINELVDARDTSMGAWFEAHVVKVTRKGNSASKASESDEESNLEEVDPNDIMYHVKYDDYPENGVIQLTSRNVRARARTVLKWEEVETGDVVMLNYNPDDPKERGFWYDAEILQKRETRTYKELYAKIVLGDGGDILTDCRIALVDEIYKIEEPGCAVPLTAESPMKRQSGPVCKHCKDNPSKTCRMCACHICGGKQDPEKQLMCDECDMAFHIYCLDPPLSRIPDDEDWYCPECRIDVNEVVLAGEKLKESKKKSKMASANSSSQRDWGKGMACVGRTRECTIVPSNHYGPIPGVPVGTMWKFRVQVSESGVHRPHVAGIHGRSTDGAYSLVLAGGYEDDVDHGNSFTYTGSGGRDLSGNKRTAEQSCDQKLTKMNRALALNCSAPIDDKEGAEAKDWRDGKPVRVVRNMKGGRYSKYAPREGNRYDGIYKVVKYWPEKGKSGFLVWRYLLKRDDEEPAPWTREGKERMKKLGLTMQYPEGYLEAVANKDKENSKKIEEESPVQGKRKRKSGNDSDLCASPSTTPKKTKVEVYKLTPQQKALIKDDEANAKLWNEALEALKEGPKFLSKVEETFLCICCQEVVFQPITTMCQHNVCKDCLDRSFRAKVYSCPACRYDLGKNYTMDVNQPLQDLLIQLFPGYGNGR; encoded by the exons ATGGAAGATGGCCACTCCCTCTTTGACTACAGTGTGAATTTGAACGACATCGTCCAGCTGTTAGTGAGACAAAGCGCCACTCTCCCGCCCCTGGCGAATAAGGAGAAAGACTCTGAACTTTCGGACACGGACTCTGGCTGCTGTTCAGGCCAAAGCGAATCGGACAAAAGCTCCAACAATGGGGAAGGAGCCGTGGAAATGGAGGCACAGTGCAGTAGTGCCATTGGGACGGACTTGGTGGATCCCGGCTTTGGATTCTATAAG ATTAACGAATTGGTAGATGCTCGGGACACGAGCATGGGAGCCTGGTTCGAAGCGCATGTTGTGAAAGTGACCCGGAAAGGAAACTCGGCAAGCAAGGCGAGCGAAAGTGACGAAGAGTCCAATTTGGAAGAAGTCGATCCCAATGACATTATGTATCACGTGAAATACGACGA CTATCCAGAGAACGGTGTCATCCAGTTGACTTCCAGGAATGTCCGTGCTCGTGCCAGGACAGTTTTAAAATGGGAAGAGGTAGAAACCGGAGATGTCGTCATGTTGAATTATAATCCCGATGATCCGAAAGAGAGGGGCTTCTGGTACGACGCAGAGATCCTTCAGAAGCGGGAAACGAGGACTTACAAAGAATTATATGCCAAGATCGTTCTTGG GGACGGTGGAGATATCTTGACCGATTGCCGAATTGCTCTGGTGGACGAGATTTACAAGATCGAAGAACCAGGCTGTGCTGTTCCTTTGACTGCAGAAAGTCCCATGAAAA GACAAAGTGGACCCGTGTGCAAGCATTGTAAAGACAACCCGAGCAAAACCTGCCGGATGTGTGCCTGCCACATATGCGGTGGGAAACAAGACCCTGAAAAGCAGCTCATGTGTGATGAGTGTGACATGGCTTTCCACATTTATTGTCTTGACCCCCCTCTTAGCAGGATACCCGACGATGAGGACTG gtATTGTCCCGAATGCCGAATTGACGTGAATGAGGTAGTTTTGGCTGGTGAGAAGctgaaagaaagcaaaaagaaatctaAGATGGCATCTGCTAACTCGTCATCTCAGCGGGATTGGGGCAAG GGCATGGCATGCGTGGGACGCACAAGGGAATGCACCATTGTGCCATCAAACCATTATGGGCCCATCCCTGGAGTTCCAGTGGGGACCATGTGGAAATTCCGAGTCCAG GTGAGCGAGTCGGGTGTCCACCGGCCTCacgttgctgggattcatggcCGGAGTACTGACGGAGCCTATTCTTTGGTCCTGGCGGGCGGATACGAAGATGATGTA GATCATGGAAATTCTTTCACTTACACGGGGAGCGGAGGCCGTGACCTTTCGGGGAACAAGCGGACAGCTGAACAGTCTTGCGATCAAAAACTTACAAAAATGAACAG AGCTCTGGCCCTGAACTGCAGTGCGCCAATTGATGACAAAGAGGGTGCCGAAGCCAAGGACTGGCGGGATGGGAAACCAGTTCGAGTGGTGCGGAACATGAAGGGAGGCCGATACAGCAAATATGCCCCCAGAGAGGGGAACCGTTATGATGGAATCTATAAA GTAGTTAAATATTGGCCTGAAAAGGGGAAATCTGGCTTCCTGGTTTGGCGCTACCTGCTGAAGAGAGATGATGAGGAACCAGCCCCTTGGACCAGAGAAGGCAAAGAGAGGATGAAGAAACTGGGCCTGACCATGCAG TATCCCGAAGGGTACCTGGAAGCCGTTGCAAACAAAGATAAAGAAAACAGcaagaaaatagaagaagaatCCCCAGTTcaagggaagaggaaaaggaaatccG GAAACGATTCGGACCTTTGTGCCTCTCCTTCCACTACCCCAAAGAAAACtaaagttgaagtctacaaactCACTCCCCAGCAGAAGGCTCTTATCAAAGACGATGAAGCCAACGCCAAGTTGTGGAATGAAGCACTAGAAGCTCTTAAGGAAGGACCG AAATTCCTGAGCAAAGTGGAGGAAACCTTTCTGTGCATCTGCTGTCAAGAGGTGGTTTTCCAGCCAATCACCACCATGTGCCAACACAACGTATGTAAG GATTGCCTGGATCGATCTTTCCGAGCCAAAGTCTACAGCTGCCCAGCCTGCCGCTACGATCTCGGCAAAAACTATACGATGGACGTCAACCAACCCCTGCAGGATCTTCTCATTCAGCTCTTCCCAGGTTATGGCAACGGACGATGA